A stretch of Usitatibacter palustris DNA encodes these proteins:
- a CDS encoding nuclease-related domain-containing protein has product MSVGPPGNRSPLKDKPLRTPGQSCEERRRSIQEKLEPSLIAAAAGVVLTALEVWRAYANQPPAPWAVATVALAAIAYAGIRVRKFLPEFRNLRLAAEGEKAVGQFLERLRGSGYEVYHDVPAPGFNIDHVLIGPGGIFAIETKTWRKPRGPRAEVEFDGHELKVGGRTPDRDPILQARAQADYLARLVEEGTGRKYWVKPVVLFPGWWIAQPQGTPKDVWVLEPKSLPGFLEHESERLTREEVKLASFHLSRYIRTFPAE; this is encoded by the coding sequence ATGAGCGTTGGCCCGCCGGGGAACCGCTCGCCTCTCAAGGACAAGCCCCTGAGAACACCGGGCCAGTCCTGCGAGGAGCGACGGAGAAGCATTCAGGAGAAGCTCGAGCCATCGCTCATTGCCGCGGCGGCTGGCGTCGTGCTTACTGCCTTGGAGGTCTGGCGTGCCTACGCCAACCAGCCGCCGGCCCCGTGGGCCGTTGCCACGGTGGCACTTGCCGCGATCGCCTATGCGGGCATTCGAGTTCGAAAGTTCCTCCCTGAATTCAGAAACCTCCGCTTGGCAGCGGAGGGAGAGAAGGCCGTCGGGCAGTTCCTTGAGCGCCTGCGGGGGAGTGGGTACGAGGTCTATCACGATGTTCCGGCACCCGGCTTCAACATTGACCACGTGCTGATCGGGCCGGGTGGAATCTTCGCGATCGAAACGAAGACGTGGAGAAAGCCGCGTGGCCCCCGCGCGGAGGTTGAGTTCGATGGTCATGAGCTGAAGGTCGGCGGCCGCACGCCGGATCGCGATCCCATTCTCCAGGCACGCGCGCAGGCTGACTATCTGGCTCGCCTTGTCGAGGAAGGGACGGGGCGCAAGTACTGGGTCAAGCCGGTGGTTCTTTTTCCGGGGTGGTGGATCGCGCAACCGCAGGGCACGCCCAAGGACGTCTGGGTGCTGGAGCCGAAGTCGTTGCCGGGTTTTCTCGAGCACGAGAGCGAGCGATTGACGCGCGAAGAAGTGAAGCTCGCCTCGTTCCACCTCAGTCGGTACATCCGAACGTTTCCGGCGGAGTGA
- a CDS encoding HNH endonuclease — protein MPITDDLDQQIRTAAFIHVRRMLEIRDPLTSEDIARGFTFQGERIPLINPQRGIFKPQQLKYALSIKTVVPRKGARIWYDDQRAAHDQIYKGDETVAYSFMGTNPEAADNRWLRDAMRNQTPLIYFLGAFPGHYHAIIPVTIVGWDAKALQAQVSMGLPGELRADPQETALERRYALRQVKTRLHQTLFRAAVISAYGGRCALSGLPETSLLDAAHIRPDADELMGQPVITNGLPLTKLHHAAFDNHLIGINSDYRVVVSRRLLETRDGPTLEALKALDGNFINLPRRAKDQPDRERLAVRYETFEKAN, from the coding sequence ATGCCCATCACCGACGACCTCGACCAACAGATCCGCACCGCCGCCTTCATCCACGTGAGGCGGATGCTCGAGATCCGGGACCCGCTGACCTCCGAGGACATCGCGCGCGGCTTCACCTTCCAGGGGGAGCGCATTCCGCTCATCAACCCGCAGCGCGGCATCTTCAAGCCGCAGCAGTTGAAGTACGCCCTGTCGATCAAGACCGTGGTGCCGAGGAAGGGCGCGAGGATCTGGTACGACGACCAGCGCGCTGCCCACGACCAGATCTACAAGGGGGACGAGACCGTCGCGTACTCCTTCATGGGGACGAACCCGGAGGCGGCCGACAACCGGTGGCTTCGTGACGCGATGCGAAACCAGACCCCGCTGATCTACTTCCTGGGCGCGTTCCCCGGGCACTACCACGCGATCATTCCGGTCACGATCGTCGGATGGGACGCCAAGGCGTTACAGGCGCAAGTCTCGATGGGATTGCCGGGCGAGCTGCGCGCCGACCCGCAGGAGACCGCGCTCGAACGACGCTACGCGTTGAGGCAGGTGAAGACACGGCTGCACCAGACGCTCTTTCGCGCGGCCGTGATCTCGGCCTACGGTGGACGGTGCGCGCTTTCAGGGCTTCCCGAGACGAGTCTTCTCGATGCCGCGCACATCAGGCCCGATGCGGACGAGTTGATGGGGCAGCCGGTAATCACCAATGGGCTGCCGCTCACGAAGCTGCATCACGCAGCGTTCGACAACCATCTGATTGGCATCAATTCGGACTATCGGGTCGTGGTCTCCAGGCGCCTTCTGGAGACGCGTGATGGACCGACGCTTGAAGCGCTGAAGGCGCTCGATGGGAATTTCATCAATCTTCCGAGGCGAGCCAAGGACCAGCCGGATCGAGAAAGACTGGCGGTTCGCTACGAGACGTTCGAGAAGGCGAACTAG
- a CDS encoding HigA family addiction module antitoxin, producing the protein MSQAEFARTIGVSPMRISHVVKGSRPVTAELALLFGRAFDQSADYWLNLQRQFDLEMAEQLLGGRLDSVKPIR; encoded by the coding sequence ATGTCCCAGGCAGAGTTCGCCCGGACGATCGGGGTGTCACCGATGCGCATTTCGCACGTGGTGAAGGGGAGCAGGCCGGTGACCGCCGAGCTAGCCCTCCTTTTCGGAAGGGCATTCGATCAGTCGGCCGACTACTGGCTCAACCTGCAGCGGCAGTTCGATCTTGAGATGGCTGAGCAACTGTTGGGAGGGCGGTTGGACTCGGTCAAGCCCATACGCTAG
- the leuD gene encoding 3-isopropylmalate dehydratase small subunit — translation MEKFVTHTGLVAPLDRANVDTDAIIPKQFLKSIKRTGFGPHLFDAWRYLDTGEPGMDLTKRRPNPDFVLNYPQYQGATIMLARKNFGCGSSREHAPWALQQAGYKAVIAPSFADIFFNNSFKNGFLPIVLTELEVDHLFNETMAHAGYKVTIDLPSQTVVTPSGKTYPFDIDATRKENLLNGLDEIGLTLRHADAIREYEEKRKRTEPWIFQ, via the coding sequence ATGGAAAAGTTCGTCACGCACACGGGGCTGGTGGCGCCGCTCGACCGCGCCAACGTCGACACCGACGCGATCATCCCGAAGCAATTCCTCAAGTCGATCAAGCGCACCGGCTTCGGTCCGCATTTGTTCGACGCGTGGCGTTATCTCGACACCGGCGAACCGGGGATGGACCTCACGAAGCGCCGGCCCAACCCCGACTTCGTCCTGAACTACCCGCAGTACCAGGGCGCGACGATCATGCTCGCCCGCAAGAACTTCGGCTGCGGCTCCTCGCGCGAGCACGCGCCGTGGGCGCTGCAGCAGGCCGGATACAAGGCAGTCATCGCGCCGTCGTTCGCCGACATCTTCTTCAACAACAGCTTCAAGAACGGTTTCCTGCCGATCGTCCTCACCGAGCTCGAGGTCGACCATCTCTTCAACGAGACGATGGCGCACGCGGGCTACAAGGTCACGATCGATCTTCCCTCGCAGACCGTCGTCACCCCCTCGGGCAAGACGTACCCGTTCGACATCGACGCCACCCGCAAGGAAAACCTCCTCAACGGCCTGGACGAGATCGGCCTCACGCTCCGCCACGCGGACGCGATCCGGGAATACGAAGAGAAGCGTAAGCGCACCGAACCCTGGATCTTCCAGTAG
- a CDS encoding type II toxin-antitoxin system RelE/ParE family toxin, translated as MIRSFASKETEQFFRTGHSRRIPPEIQARAMRRLQQLDAAACVGDMKFPPSNRLELLSGTRDRTYSIRINEQWRICFRFEGVHANDVEVVDYH; from the coding sequence GTGATTCGATCCTTCGCGTCCAAGGAAACGGAGCAGTTCTTCCGGACCGGCCATTCCCGACGGATACCGCCTGAGATCCAAGCGCGTGCCATGCGACGGCTCCAGCAACTGGATGCGGCGGCCTGCGTGGGTGACATGAAATTTCCGCCGTCCAACCGGCTGGAGCTGCTTTCCGGAACTCGCGACCGGACATACAGCATCCGGATCAACGAGCAGTGGCGGATCTGCTTCCGATTTGAAGGAGTTCATGCGAATGACGTCGAGGTCGTCGACTACCACTAG
- the leuC gene encoding 3-isopropylmalate dehydratase large subunit, with the protein MTARTLYEKLWDSHLVHQDADGTALLYIDRHLVHEVTSPQAFEGLEAAHRKPWRIGSVVATADHNVPTAVGRNDREIADPISRLQVTTLDNNVEKFHVKTYFGMKDHRQGIVHVIGPEQGATLPGMTVVCGDSHTSTHGAFAALAFGIGTSEVEHVLATQCLAQKKAKTLLIRAEGTLPTGVTAKDLVLAVIGKIGTAGGTGSVIEFGGSAFRSLSMEGRMTVSNMSIEAGARAGMFACDEKTIEYLRGRPHAPQGEMFEKAAAYWRTLVSDPGAKFDRTVDIDVASLKPQVTWGTSPEMVVSIEGRVPDPDKEKDPSRREAIERALVYMGLEPNKLITDIAIDKVFIGSCTNSRIEDLRAAAVIVRGKRVASNVKLALVVPGSGLVKEQAEKEGLDRIFRDSGFEWREPGCSMCLAMNDDKLEPGERCASTSNRNFEGRQGAGGRTHLVSPAMAAAAAIAGHFVDVRRQS; encoded by the coding sequence ATGACCGCTCGCACCCTCTACGAAAAGCTTTGGGATTCCCACCTCGTCCACCAGGACGCGGACGGAACGGCACTCCTGTACATCGATCGCCACCTCGTCCATGAGGTGACGTCGCCCCAGGCTTTCGAAGGTCTCGAAGCCGCCCATCGCAAGCCCTGGCGCATCGGTTCGGTCGTCGCCACCGCCGATCACAACGTCCCCACGGCCGTCGGCCGCAACGACCGCGAGATCGCCGATCCCATTTCGCGCCTGCAGGTCACTACGCTCGACAACAACGTCGAGAAGTTCCACGTGAAGACCTATTTCGGCATGAAGGATCACCGCCAGGGCATCGTCCACGTGATCGGTCCGGAGCAGGGCGCGACACTTCCCGGCATGACGGTGGTCTGCGGTGACAGCCACACATCCACCCACGGCGCATTTGCAGCGCTCGCATTTGGAATTGGCACGAGCGAAGTCGAGCACGTCCTCGCGACTCAGTGCCTCGCGCAGAAGAAGGCGAAGACGCTCCTCATCCGCGCCGAAGGAACGCTCCCGACAGGTGTCACCGCGAAGGACCTCGTCCTCGCCGTCATCGGCAAGATCGGCACGGCGGGTGGAACCGGCAGCGTGATCGAGTTCGGCGGCAGCGCGTTTCGAAGCCTCTCCATGGAAGGCCGCATGACGGTCTCCAACATGTCGATCGAGGCGGGTGCCCGCGCGGGCATGTTCGCGTGCGACGAGAAGACCATCGAATACCTGCGCGGCCGGCCACACGCACCGCAAGGCGAGATGTTCGAGAAGGCCGCGGCCTACTGGCGCACGCTCGTCTCCGACCCGGGTGCGAAGTTCGACCGCACCGTGGACATCGACGTCGCGTCCCTCAAGCCGCAAGTCACCTGGGGCACTTCGCCCGAGATGGTGGTCTCGATCGAGGGCCGCGTGCCAGACCCCGACAAGGAAAAGGACCCGTCCCGTCGCGAGGCGATCGAGCGGGCCCTTGTTTACATGGGCCTCGAACCCAACAAGCTCATCACCGACATCGCGATCGACAAGGTCTTCATCGGCTCGTGCACCAACTCGCGCATTGAAGATCTTCGCGCGGCGGCCGTGATCGTTCGTGGCAAGCGCGTGGCGAGCAACGTGAAGCTCGCACTCGTTGTGCCTGGATCGGGATTGGTGAAGGAGCAGGCCGAGAAGGAAGGCCTCGACCGCATCTTCCGCGACTCAGGCTTCGAGTGGCGCGAACCCGGCTGCTCGATGTGCCTCGCGATGAACGACGACAAGCTCGAGCCGGGCGAGCGCTGCGCCTCCACCTCAAACCGCAACTTCGAAGGGCGGCAGGGCGCGGGTGGTCGTACGCACCTGGTGAGCCCGGCGATGGCGGCTGCGGCTGCGATCGCGGGGCACTTCGTGGACGTTCGGCGCCAGTCGTAA
- a CDS encoding site-specific DNA-methyltransferase, giving the protein MYDNRLIFGDNLLALKALEQEFSGRIKCIYIDPPYNTGAAYEHYDDGVEHSTWLSLIRDRLELLRKLLRSDGIIFVHIDDHEQAYLKVLMDEIFGRMNFCGQFIWEKKKKPSFLNANMGVVTEYILAYSPDRGSSPPFIGGLTTEGKKYPLNNAGNGVQVLTFPAGSVHFKCHDQEFKPQDMSEGNIITRLLDKFAVKNGRNATAFRLEGEWRYSQRKLDEIIGNGEQLLISKVPFRPNHIKAGGEEKKIKNLLSIAHYGIATYEDSNAESEALFGKDAFDYPKPEKLLYLLIDAVTDPGDWVLDSFAGSGTTGAVAHKMGRRWIMVELGEHCHTHVIPRMKKIIDGDDPGGITEAAGWKGGGGFRYYRLAPSLMAKDKWGNWVINSEYNAAMLAEALCKLEGFTYAPSDAVYWQQGHSTEQDFLYVTTANLSQEQLQQLSDEVGRERSLLVLCTAFRGRGEYPNLTVKKIPRQVLSRCEWGHDDYSLKVQNLPKAPPKPGQQGLFGEGEK; this is encoded by the coding sequence TTGTACGACAACCGCCTCATTTTCGGCGACAACCTTTTGGCGCTGAAAGCGCTTGAGCAAGAGTTTTCTGGGCGCATTAAGTGCATATACATAGACCCGCCGTACAACACCGGGGCTGCGTATGAGCACTATGACGACGGAGTGGAGCATTCGACGTGGCTTAGCCTGATTCGCGATCGCCTTGAGTTGCTTCGAAAGCTTCTTAGATCAGACGGAATCATCTTCGTGCACATCGATGACCACGAGCAGGCGTACCTAAAGGTGCTGATGGACGAGATCTTTGGCCGCATGAACTTCTGTGGTCAGTTCATTTGGGAGAAGAAGAAGAAGCCGTCGTTTCTAAACGCAAACATGGGGGTCGTCACTGAGTACATCCTGGCATATTCGCCTGATCGAGGATCCTCTCCTCCATTCATTGGAGGTCTGACGACGGAGGGGAAGAAGTATCCCCTCAACAATGCCGGGAACGGTGTTCAAGTATTGACGTTTCCAGCTGGCTCGGTCCATTTCAAATGCCATGACCAGGAGTTCAAACCTCAGGACATGTCTGAGGGAAACATCATCACAAGATTGCTAGACAAGTTCGCCGTCAAGAATGGCCGGAACGCGACAGCGTTTCGGCTTGAAGGGGAATGGCGCTATTCCCAAAGGAAACTCGACGAGATCATTGGGAATGGCGAACAGCTACTGATTAGCAAGGTGCCATTTCGACCAAATCACATTAAGGCTGGCGGCGAAGAAAAGAAGATCAAGAACCTACTCTCGATCGCTCACTACGGCATTGCGACCTACGAGGACTCGAATGCGGAAAGTGAGGCTTTGTTCGGAAAAGATGCTTTTGACTATCCGAAGCCGGAAAAGCTACTTTACTTGCTGATTGATGCGGTCACCGACCCCGGGGATTGGGTGTTGGATTCATTTGCTGGTTCAGGGACGACTGGCGCAGTAGCGCACAAGATGGGTAGGCGGTGGATCATGGTGGAGCTAGGCGAGCACTGTCACACACACGTTATTCCGCGCATGAAAAAGATTATCGACGGAGACGACCCCGGCGGAATTACTGAGGCTGCTGGATGGAAGGGCGGCGGTGGGTTTCGGTATTACCGCTTGGCGCCGTCGCTGATGGCGAAGGACAAGTGGGGAAACTGGGTGATTAACAGCGAGTACAACGCTGCAATGCTCGCGGAGGCGTTGTGCAAGTTGGAAGGATTTACGTATGCGCCGAGTGATGCCGTGTATTGGCAGCAGGGACATTCCACGGAGCAAGATTTTCTCTATGTCACGACGGCGAATCTGAGCCAAGAGCAGCTTCAGCAGCTGAGCGACGAGGTTGGGAGGGAGCGGTCGCTGCTGGTGCTGTGCACCGCGTTCCGGGGGCGAGGCGAGTATCCGAATCTCACGGTAAAGAAGATTCCGAGGCAGGTGTTGTCGCGCTGCGAGTGGGGGCACGATGATTACAGCTTGAAGGTGCAGAACCTTCCCAAAGCACCTCCGAAGCCCGGGCAGCAAGGGCTTTTCGGGGAAGGGGAGAAATGA
- a CDS encoding entericidin A/B family lipoprotein produces the protein MKKLLFLVAAALFMSACNTMEGVGKDVQKGGEAIEKAAKK, from the coding sequence ATGAAGAAGCTCCTTTTCCTCGTGGCTGCCGCGCTGTTTATGTCCGCGTGCAACACCATGGAAGGCGTCGGCAAGGACGTGCAAAAGGGCGGCGAAGCCATCGAGAAGGCCGCCAAGAAGTAG
- a CDS encoding GmrSD restriction endonuclease domain-containing protein: MATQRYSVAPHPIETLLTWVKSGEIAIPEIQRPFVWEATKVRNLLDSLYQGYPIGYLISWRNPTVKLKDGTPSAGKRILIDGQQRVTALMAAILGREVLTKDYETVRIRIAFNPLEEKFDVATPIIRKDVKWIEDVSTLFAPDAKLLQITRAYAAANKGVDEEMVFGILERLRKIINNHVGIIELAEDLDIETVTEIFIRVNSAGAELSQADFAMSKIAANETYGGNLLRKAIDYFCHLSKAPEFYKKIEKGDRAFAASEFLPAMKWLKDINDDIYDPTYTDMLRVAFTSEFGRGKLQDLVALLSGRNFETKQYEEVIAEQSFGRLKKGILAFINKTHFDRITMILRSGGFVIADLISAQNNVNFAYILYLKGRAEKLPAADLEQVVRRWYAMSLLTRRYSRGNPETDIDYDIRQIDALGIGSYCEAILKAELSENFWSNLVPIELDTSSVNNAFFLAYQAAQVKAGDRGFLSRDITVNDLLLNRTDVHHVYPKDHLKGQGFSRGKYNQIANFVLAQSEINIAIGKKAPEKYFEELADQVNGGKKKHGGITKKAELIENLRQHCIPPSFLDGDVPEYDDFLIQRRQLMAAKVREWCESL; the protein is encoded by the coding sequence ATGGCGACGCAGCGCTATTCAGTAGCACCGCATCCGATCGAGACGCTTCTGACCTGGGTCAAGTCGGGCGAAATAGCCATACCTGAAATCCAACGGCCCTTTGTATGGGAGGCGACGAAGGTCAGAAATCTCCTCGACTCGCTCTATCAGGGGTATCCGATCGGTTATCTGATTTCGTGGCGGAACCCCACCGTAAAACTAAAAGACGGTACGCCGTCCGCGGGGAAAAGGATTTTGATCGACGGCCAGCAGCGCGTAACCGCACTGATGGCCGCAATTCTCGGTCGAGAGGTCCTAACCAAGGATTACGAAACCGTTCGAATCAGGATCGCATTCAACCCATTGGAAGAGAAGTTTGACGTCGCTACGCCGATCATTCGAAAGGACGTGAAGTGGATTGAAGATGTCTCAACGCTGTTTGCGCCGGACGCCAAACTCCTCCAGATCACGAGAGCTTATGCCGCCGCCAACAAGGGGGTGGATGAAGAAATGGTCTTCGGCATTCTCGAAAGGCTGCGAAAGATCATCAACAACCATGTTGGAATCATCGAGCTTGCCGAAGACCTCGACATCGAGACAGTGACCGAAATTTTCATCCGCGTGAATTCCGCGGGAGCTGAGCTTTCCCAAGCCGACTTTGCCATGTCGAAGATTGCCGCCAACGAGACTTACGGTGGCAATCTGCTGCGAAAGGCAATCGACTACTTTTGCCACCTGTCCAAGGCTCCGGAGTTCTACAAGAAGATTGAGAAGGGGGATCGCGCCTTCGCAGCCTCCGAGTTCCTTCCTGCAATGAAGTGGTTGAAGGATATCAACGACGATATCTATGACCCGACCTACACGGACATGCTGAGGGTTGCCTTCACGTCGGAATTCGGACGCGGCAAGCTTCAGGACTTGGTTGCCCTACTCTCGGGGCGCAACTTTGAAACCAAGCAGTACGAGGAAGTAATCGCGGAGCAGTCCTTTGGTCGGCTAAAGAAGGGCATCCTCGCTTTCATCAATAAGACACATTTCGATCGAATCACCATGATTCTCCGCTCCGGCGGCTTCGTGATAGCCGATCTGATTAGTGCCCAGAACAACGTCAACTTTGCGTACATCCTTTACTTGAAGGGTCGGGCCGAAAAGCTACCAGCGGCAGACCTGGAGCAAGTGGTGCGCCGTTGGTATGCCATGTCACTGCTGACTCGCCGATACTCGCGTGGCAATCCGGAGACCGATATCGACTATGACATTCGCCAGATCGACGCCCTCGGGATTGGGTCCTATTGCGAAGCAATCCTCAAGGCGGAATTGTCAGAGAATTTCTGGTCGAATCTGGTCCCAATCGAGCTCGACACATCATCCGTAAACAACGCCTTCTTCCTGGCGTACCAGGCAGCTCAAGTAAAGGCCGGCGACAGAGGTTTCCTGTCGCGCGACATCACGGTGAACGATTTGCTCCTGAATCGAACGGACGTTCACCACGTTTATCCAAAGGATCACTTGAAGGGGCAGGGATTCTCCAGGGGGAAGTACAACCAGATCGCCAATTTTGTCTTGGCACAGAGCGAGATCAACATCGCAATTGGAAAGAAGGCGCCGGAAAAGTATTTCGAGGAGCTTGCTGATCAAGTCAACGGCGGCAAGAAGAAACACGGAGGAATTACGAAGAAGGCAGAGTTGATTGAAAACCTCCGACAGCATTGCATTCCGCCGTCCTTCTTGGACGGCGATGTTCCCGAATATGATGATTTCCTGATACAGAGGCGCCAACTCATGGCGGCCAAGGTCAGGGAGTGGTGCGAGTCGCTGTGA
- a CDS encoding DEAD/DEAH box helicase, translated as MNRHVNAIAGRLSLRPPQRRSLELLDRITEIAPPKKGADVAAALAAIRSEFPSVTDFEREFVSVCFALATGVGKTRLMGAFISYLHLAHGINNFFVLAPNLTIYNKLIADFTPNTPKYVFKGIAEFASDAPEIITGDNYEAKAGSLFDELIQCKVNIFNISKINSEVRGGKSPRIKRLSEYIGESYFDYLAALPDLVLLMDESHRYRASAGVRAINELKPILGLEVTATPFVETGKVPVSFKNVIFDYALGMAMADGFVKEPAVVTRKNFNPAGMSPDEIERLKLEDGVRLHESVKVELETYARTSDKTIVKPFLLVIARDTTHAAQLLQLVKSDRFFEGQYKEKVIQVDSSKTGAEEEEMIERLLKVEQADEPTEIVIHVNMLKEGWDVTNLYTIVPLRAANARTLIEQSIGRGLRLPYGKRTGVSAVDRLNIVAHDRFQEIVDEAGKADSAIRILQVFIDPAQLAQKTVTLVSQSQLATKLGLAPEHATSSTSVADGGALTFAKPQEQKVAQIAWEVIRKLENQPQTLPTIAHLKKPEIQRAIVEAVEERHRPAQLELDAVVERPDIAAVVAKTIDLVTQQTIGIPRILVVPRGVVKSGFKPFKLDLTSLKYPPVSDELWVRHLRTSQFEVIALGKGGNDEARLEDYVVSGLVDFDDVAYDAHADLLYDLASETVEHFRGYLSEDDTRKVLRCYQRDIAKFVHAQMQKHHWEEADGYETKVSKGFTELKASAYATVAGQTLADYRVSPEDKSNMAKYNFGGFKRCLYPVQKFDSDPERKLAVILERDSEKWFRPAKGQFQIYYKVGGDISEYQPDFVAETEGSILMIEPKMKSQMAGVEVVAKRGAAVMWCSQASRHATAYGEKPWSYVLIPHDAIAENMTLDALTQQYLCQ; from the coding sequence ATGAACCGGCACGTCAACGCAATCGCAGGGCGGTTGTCGCTGCGGCCGCCGCAGCGGCGCTCGCTCGAGCTCCTGGATCGGATTACGGAAATCGCGCCGCCGAAGAAGGGGGCGGACGTAGCCGCGGCGCTCGCGGCGATCCGCAGCGAGTTTCCCTCGGTCACGGATTTTGAGAGGGAGTTCGTGTCCGTCTGCTTTGCGCTCGCAACGGGCGTGGGGAAGACTCGTCTGATGGGGGCGTTCATTAGCTACCTCCATCTCGCGCACGGGATCAACAATTTTTTCGTCCTAGCGCCGAACCTGACGATCTACAACAAGCTGATTGCGGACTTTACGCCGAACACGCCAAAGTACGTGTTTAAAGGGATTGCGGAGTTCGCCAGCGACGCACCGGAGATCATCACCGGGGACAACTACGAGGCGAAGGCGGGGTCGCTGTTCGACGAGCTGATCCAGTGCAAGGTCAACATCTTTAACATCTCGAAGATAAACTCGGAGGTGCGCGGCGGCAAGTCTCCGCGCATCAAGCGCCTTTCGGAGTATATCGGCGAGAGCTACTTTGACTACCTCGCCGCGTTGCCCGATCTCGTGCTGCTCATGGACGAGTCGCACCGCTACCGCGCGAGCGCGGGCGTGCGCGCTATTAACGAGTTGAAGCCGATCCTCGGTCTGGAGGTCACGGCCACGCCTTTTGTCGAGACGGGTAAGGTCCCCGTTTCATTTAAGAACGTCATCTTCGACTACGCCTTGGGAATGGCGATGGCAGATGGATTCGTGAAGGAGCCGGCCGTAGTGACGCGAAAGAATTTCAATCCGGCGGGAATGTCACCGGACGAGATCGAGCGCCTGAAGCTCGAGGATGGAGTGCGATTGCATGAAAGCGTGAAGGTGGAGTTGGAGACCTACGCGCGGACTTCGGACAAGACGATCGTAAAGCCATTCCTCCTTGTTATCGCACGGGATACCACGCACGCCGCCCAGCTCCTGCAACTCGTCAAGTCCGACCGGTTCTTCGAGGGGCAGTACAAGGAAAAGGTCATTCAGGTCGATTCCAGCAAGACCGGCGCGGAAGAGGAGGAGATGATCGAGCGGCTGCTTAAGGTGGAGCAGGCGGACGAGCCGACGGAGATTGTCATTCACGTCAACATGCTGAAGGAGGGTTGGGACGTGACCAATCTCTACACCATCGTGCCGCTGCGCGCGGCCAACGCCCGTACTCTCATCGAGCAGTCCATCGGCCGTGGGTTGCGACTGCCTTACGGCAAACGTACGGGTGTATCGGCCGTGGACCGTCTGAACATCGTGGCGCACGACCGGTTCCAGGAGATTGTAGACGAGGCGGGCAAGGCGGATTCCGCAATCCGTATCCTGCAAGTTTTCATAGATCCGGCCCAACTCGCGCAGAAGACTGTGACACTGGTATCGCAGTCGCAGCTCGCCACAAAGCTGGGATTGGCTCCGGAGCATGCGACCAGCAGTACCTCCGTTGCTGACGGAGGAGCGCTAACATTCGCCAAACCGCAGGAGCAGAAGGTCGCGCAGATCGCATGGGAAGTGATCAGGAAGCTGGAAAACCAGCCTCAAACGCTTCCGACAATTGCGCACTTGAAGAAGCCGGAGATTCAGAGGGCAATTGTCGAGGCGGTCGAGGAACGGCACCGGCCGGCGCAGCTCGAGTTGGACGCCGTAGTGGAGAGGCCGGACATTGCCGCCGTGGTAGCGAAAACGATCGACCTCGTAACACAGCAGACGATCGGCATTCCGCGCATTCTTGTTGTGCCACGTGGCGTGGTGAAGTCGGGCTTCAAGCCGTTCAAGTTGGATCTGACGAGTTTGAAATACCCGCCTGTGTCTGATGAGCTCTGGGTCCGGCACCTACGGACCAGTCAATTCGAGGTTATCGCTCTCGGAAAAGGTGGCAATGACGAGGCGAGGCTCGAAGATTACGTGGTTAGCGGTCTCGTCGATTTCGATGATGTGGCGTACGACGCGCATGCCGATCTTCTCTACGACCTTGCGAGTGAAACGGTTGAGCACTTTCGCGGCTACCTCTCGGAGGACGACACGCGCAAGGTACTGCGCTGCTATCAGCGAGACATTGCTAAGTTTGTCCACGCACAGATGCAGAAACATCATTGGGAAGAAGCTGACGGTTACGAAACCAAAGTGAGCAAAGGGTTCACCGAGCTAAAGGCGAGCGCGTATGCCACCGTCGCCGGACAAACGCTTGCCGACTACCGCGTCTCGCCGGAAGACAAGAGCAATATGGCGAAGTACAACTTCGGGGGATTCAAGCGTTGCCTGTATCCGGTGCAGAAGTTCGACTCAGACCCAGAGCGCAAGTTGGCAGTAATCCTTGAGCGAGACTCTGAGAAGTGGTTTCGTCCAGCTAAGGGTCAGTTCCAGATCTACTACAAGGTCGGTGGCGACATTTCGGAGTACCAACCTGACTTCGTGGCAGAGACTGAAGGCTCGATCCTCATGATCGAGCCGAAGATGAAGAGCCAGATGGCTGGTGTTGAGGTCGTGGCAAAGAGAGGCGCGGCAGTGATGTGGTGCTCTCAGGCTTCGCGGCATGCGACGGCATATGGTGAAAAGCCCTGGTCGTATGTCCTCATTCCGCACGACGCAATTGCGGAGAACATGACCCTTGACGCCCTGACGCAGCAGTATCTCTGCCAGTAG
- a CDS encoding cold-shock protein produces the protein MAQGTVKWFNDSKGFGFITPSDGGKDLFAHHSEIQMDGFKSLKEGQAVEFEPTQGPKGPAASRIRAV, from the coding sequence ATGGCACAAGGTACCGTGAAGTGGTTCAACGACAGCAAGGGCTTCGGCTTCATCACCCCGTCTGATGGCGGCAAGGATCTCTTCGCCCATCACTCGGAAATCCAGATGGATGGCTTCAAGAGCCTGAAAGAAGGACAAGCCGTGGAATTCGAACCGACCCAAGGCCCGAAGGGCCCGGCCGCTTCGAGGATTCGCGCGGTCTAA